The following nucleotide sequence is from Methanolinea sp..
CCGAGCACCGTGTAGACCCCGGATGCCACGAAATATGAGCCGATCGAGACTGCCTTCTGGGAGTACCACTCCGGGGCAGCTCCGGCAACCGGGAGACGGTGGATGCCGATGTTCAGGGCATTGCCAAGCTCCGCGGCGAGATGCAGGATGCGGGAACAATCGACACAGGAGCCCATGTGCAGCACCGGGGGGATCCCCAGCGATTCGCAGACCACCCGGAGTCCCGGGCCCGCCAGCGATGCGGCAGAGGGCTGGAGAAGCCCAGCCTTCCCGGATGCTATGGCCGCACAACCGGTCTCCACGCAGAGGATGTCGCGCTTGATAAGTTCCTTCGAGAGCGTGACGTGACCGTAATCGTGCTTCACCTTGGGGTTGTTGCAGCCCACGATCCCGACCGCCCCCCGGATATTCCCGGCGGCGATCTGGTCGATGAGCGGTTTTAAAGTCCCGCCGAGCGCTCCCCTGATTGCTTCGACCGAGAAACCGGTCAGCACCTTGACCGGCTCGATCGGGATGAAGACCCTGCCGGGGTTCCGGTTCGGGAAGTTTTCAACCGCCATCTTCACGATGGTCTTTGCCGTTGCATAAGCATCCTCCGGTTCAAACGCAACATAATAGGATCCGGGGATCTTGGACTTCGGACTGGTGGAGATGACATGCGTGTGGTAACAGCTCGCTGTCCTGGGAAGCGAGGGGAAGATACACTGGTAGTCGACGACCATGGCCTCGAGCGCCCCGGTGGTGATAACCAGTTCCTGGTTGAAGTGGTTGCCGGCATTCGGGATCCCCTTCCGCATCAGGAGCTCGTTTCCCGTGCAGCAGAGTCCGACCAGGTTGACACCGGCTGCCCCCACCTTTTTGACCAGCGCAAGGATCTCGGGATCCTGTGCCGCCTTCACCGCCATCTCTGATAGCATGGGGTTGTGGCCATGCAGAGAGATATTGACATGGCTCTTTTTGACCACCCCAAGGTTTACCAGCGACTCGTTGGGCTCCGGGGTCCCGAACAGTACATCGGATATCTCGGTGGCCATGCTCGAACCCCCCCAGCCATCCGAGAGGGATACCCGGAGTCCGTGGGCCAGGATGTTTGCATAATCGGCCCCTACCCCCATGTGGACCCGATGCATGGCGTCCACAACGTCCCTGTCGACTCCCCGAGGGGATATCCCGGTGTTCTCCCAGATCTCCCGGGTAGCCTTCGGAGCACGCTGTGCAATCTGGAGCGAATCCTTGACCGACCCGTACTCTTCAAGCATCGCCCGGCCAAGCTCTCCGGCAACCTTCCGATCATCCTTTCCGTCCGTCTTCAGCCCGTACTCTTCTGCAAGGCGCCTCAGTTTTTCAGGATCGGCTATCACGTAGTCGGTTACCGTTCCAATGCCTATACCGTAGAGGGTCGATACGATCTCCCGCCCATGGTCCGAGTGTGCGGCTGCGCCGGTGGCAATGGTATCGAGCAGGTTTCGGGCCACGATCAGGTCGGAATCGGCCCCGCAGACACCGCGTATACGGTACGGGGGTATTATCCGGCATGGACCCATCGCGCACCGGGAACAGGAAAGACCGGATTCGCATTGCTTACACGGGGGCTGCTGCATCTCGAACCGATCCCAGACCGTCTCGATACCCTCCCTCATGGTCATCTCGACGAACGGTTTGGCCGCCTCGTCAAAGGTTCGTTCTTCTTTCTTCTGTTCGATGAGCTCGGGGTTCATCAGGGCAAGACGGGCACGGTCGAGTTCGCACACGTCCTGCCGCTCCCCGATGAGAATTGGTTTGGTTTCTTCGGTCATTGCGTATGCACCATCCTCTCTGAGGAAGCAATCAGCACATGACAGTATATGTAACTGCCCCTAGGGGCACTACCACCCGAAAAAGCGTTCCAGCCACCGCGACCGTGTGCCGTGGAAAAGGCGAACCCCCTCGCTTGCTTTCCGGACGTCTTCAACGGTAAAGAGGACATCGGGATACTCACGTTTCAGGACATCCAGAAGCTGGCCGAGCTTCCGTCGCGGAACGATGGTCAGGAGCACCGTTACGCTTGACGAGAAACACCCGCTTCCTTCCAGCCGGGTGAGACCATATCCCATCCGGCTCAGCCGTTCCATGAGCGACGAAGTGGTTTCGGTGGTGATGATCCTGACCACCACGCTCCCGATGCTGATCTTCTCTTCTAGCTGCATCCCGATCACCGTACCGATCCCATAGCCGGCGATGTAAGCGGTTATACCCCATAAATTGTCGAGGTTTGTGATGACCAGTCCCGTTGAAAGGAGCCAGATCGCTACCTTGACGGCACCAATTCCGGCTGAAAGGTACGGATGGCCGCGGGTGACGTATACCATCCGGATGGTCTCAAGGCTCGTCTCGCCGATACGGGCCACAAAGATGGTGAGTGAGAGGAAGATTTCCGGGGAAAGCATGGAGATCACCAGAAATGGCAGGCAGGTACAGGGCCGTGATATGCATCGACCGTCCCAGATGAACATGATATGGCACTCATCTGACCCATCCCTAACATATCCAGAATATCTGCCCGATGAAGATTGCTATCTCAAATGCGATAAGGAGGATGATTACCAGCTCCAGGAAATTCGAGTGCTGGATATGCACCTCATCGGAAAGCATCTCGTAGTTCTTCCGGATAATCCCTATCTTCCGGTTCAGTCCATCGCGCCACTGGGATATCCTGAGGACGTGAAGGGCGGTAGCATAGACCCGGGCATAGTAGACATCCTCGGTAACTTTGATTAGATTGTCGACCTTTTCCGTGATATCCGATATTTCTGCCTGGTCCTGCATCAGGCGTGACATAATCCGGTGGTATTGGCGAAGACGGATATAGAACGACTTTCTGTCGGCATCCTCGATATCGTCATACATCCGCTCCATCTGGCGGGTGAGTTTGCGGTCGTAGTAGCGGAACTCCAGGGCCTGGACATTGGCGAATTCGATCAACTCGAGGATATCCCAGGGAGGTTCGCTGCTGATAAGGAGGGCGGTATCCCAGGAGAGGATGGTCAGGTCATCGGTACCGTAGGAATGGGAATTTTTGAGGGTGTCCTCCCTTGTCTGCGGTGAGAAGGTACGGTCTTCCCCGAGCAGCACGACAACCGGATCGATTGCCGGATCACTTCGATCGGCGATGAAGATGGTATAATCCTCAAAAAATCCGGGGTCGATCGAGAAATCTTCCAGCAGCGGACCCAGGATCCCGCGTATCCGATCAACAGTATCCAGAAACACCGGCTCTAGACCATCCTGTCCGGCACTGCGGAGGGCTGCATGGCGGAGATCCCCGGCCGGTGCCTCCATGTCTTCGAGCAGGAAACAGATGCTTACCGCCCCGATATCATATACGCGGGCAATAACCCCGAGCTTTGTCTCAAGTCCCCCAACCGTCGCAACCACCTGCGGTAGCCGCAGGAGCAGTGGTGGCATATCCATGGCTATCGATTTTGGTTTTACCCGGGTGAAGGTTGATCGGGCGATGGTATGGCCTGATGAGAGCGCCTCTTCGAGCCGGCTGATATCGATCTCCTTTCCGGTATCGTAGATCCTGTAGAACCGTATGGCGAACGTTGTCCTCACCTGGCGGGGCCGGGGCGTGCCCTGTCTTCTTCTCAAGAGAATCATCATGAAGGTTTAAATAATGCACAGGGTGAGGCGGGCCGTCACCTGACATACGGGTTGCTGGCACGGTGGTGGGTCCAGGTGCAGGAGTGCCAGCAGGATGAATTGCGATCGCTCCGCAGAGTCTTTCCTGGCCGGATTGGGACTTGATGTGGACGATCTCATGGGAGATAAAAAGAATTCCTGGTGTTATTCGCCCTTATTTTTTATGTGCTCCGAGGCGTGCCTCCCGGGGAGAAGCCTTTTTGAACTTCCTCACCGGGCAACGGATAATCAACAATTCCAGGGCGAAATCCCTGCAGCAGTGGTGCATGGAGTTTTTACCAGGCGCTTGGCTCCCGTATTTAATGTGAGAATGAACCCCTGACATTTCCACTCTGTATGCATGTGCCTTGACCAGGGAATCATGTGGTCGTTTTTCTCAGTTGGGATGCCGTAAACTGGTAAAGATATCTCTTCTGTCGCCTGCAGGAGCTGGAACATGAGGATAACACCTTAAAAAAATGTGAGAGGCCCCCAAGGGTTCGGGGAAGGGGGGGAGCCCTCCTGTTCAGAGGGCTGCATGGTGCTTCCAGGCATCGCCTTAACTGCCCTCTCCCAATGCTTCCCTGCTTCGTTTCTGGTAGAGGACAACCGGGTCGATCTCCTCATAGGTTTCCAGGCCGGTCCGCATGATGATTGCCCTGACTCCCGTATTCACGATCATCTTGGAACAGAGGAAACAGG
It contains:
- the cooS gene encoding anaerobic carbon-monoxide dehydrogenase catalytic subunit, coding for MTEETKPILIGERQDVCELDRARLALMNPELIEQKKEERTFDEAAKPFVEMTMREGIETVWDRFEMQQPPCKQCESGLSCSRCAMGPCRIIPPYRIRGVCGADSDLIVARNLLDTIATGAAAHSDHGREIVSTLYGIGIGTVTDYVIADPEKLRRLAEEYGLKTDGKDDRKVAGELGRAMLEEYGSVKDSLQIAQRAPKATREIWENTGISPRGVDRDVVDAMHRVHMGVGADYANILAHGLRVSLSDGWGGSSMATEISDVLFGTPEPNESLVNLGVVKKSHVNISLHGHNPMLSEMAVKAAQDPEILALVKKVGAAGVNLVGLCCTGNELLMRKGIPNAGNHFNQELVITTGALEAMVVDYQCIFPSLPRTASCYHTHVISTSPKSKIPGSYYVAFEPEDAYATAKTIVKMAVENFPNRNPGRVFIPIEPVKVLTGFSVEAIRGALGGTLKPLIDQIAAGNIRGAVGIVGCNNPKVKHDYGHVTLSKELIKRDILCVETGCAAIASGKAGLLQPSAASLAGPGLRVVCESLGIPPVLHMGSCVDCSRILHLAAELGNALNIGIHRLPVAGAAPEWYSQKAVSIGSYFVASGVYTVLGVMPKITGSPPVVSLLTEGLKSVVNASFAVEPDPLKAADLITDHIERKRTELGI
- a CDS encoding DUF2179 domain-containing protein, with protein sequence MLSPEIFLSLTIFVARIGETSLETIRMVYVTRGHPYLSAGIGAVKVAIWLLSTGLVITNLDNLWGITAYIAGYGIGTVIGMQLEEKISIGSVVVRIITTETTSSLMERLSRMGYGLTRLEGSGCFSSSVTVLLTIVPRRKLGQLLDVLKREYPDVLFTVEDVRKASEGVRLFHGTRSRWLERFFGW